One stretch of Deinococcus aerophilus DNA includes these proteins:
- a CDS encoding NAD(P)/FAD-dependent oxidoreductase: MSGRGDPRAYDAVVVGAGPAGLTAALTLGGAERRVLLLDGGPPRNARAAAAHNVFTRDGCAPTDLKTLGLRDLRPYDVTVVHSPAREARVLGEDGGAHAFALRYDGAGGWVRARRLLFASGVRDVLPHIPGLRERWGVSVHHCPYCDGWPNRDARLGVLGRHQGGHHLALNVRAWAEDVALLTNGPDELTDEQRRDLVRVGVPLHTGSIARVSGEEGVTVHFRGGRTLDLDAVFLNPGQVQNSGLPAALSCELNAGGRVVVNEHGMTSVAGIWAAGDMTGAPQYVTSAAASGMTAAVSLNTTLIHEDVRARGAAFHKSPDEAPQAGGS; encoded by the coding sequence ATGAGCGGGCGCGGCGACCCCCGCGCGTACGACGCCGTCGTCGTGGGGGCGGGTCCGGCTGGACTCACGGCAGCCCTGACGCTGGGCGGCGCAGAGCGGCGCGTGCTGCTGCTCGACGGCGGCCCGCCGCGCAATGCCCGTGCGGCGGCGGCCCACAACGTCTTTACCCGCGACGGCTGCGCGCCCACGGACCTCAAGACCCTGGGCCTGCGCGACCTGCGTCCCTACGACGTGACGGTGGTGCACTCCCCGGCCCGTGAGGCCCGCGTGCTGGGGGAGGACGGGGGCGCACACGCCTTCGCCCTGCGGTATGACGGGGCGGGCGGCTGGGTGCGGGCGCGGCGGCTGCTGTTTGCCAGCGGTGTGCGCGACGTGTTGCCGCATATTCCGGGCCTGCGCGAACGCTGGGGCGTGAGCGTTCACCACTGTCCGTACTGCGACGGCTGGCCCAACCGGGACGCTCGTCTGGGCGTGCTTGGTCGCCATCAGGGGGGGCATCACCTGGCCCTGAACGTGCGGGCCTGGGCTGAGGACGTGGCCCTGCTCACGAACGGCCCCGATGAACTGACCGACGAACAGCGCCGCGATCTCGTGCGGGTTGGCGTGCCGCTGCATACCGGGTCCATCGCGCGCGTCAGCGGCGAGGAAGGCGTGACGGTTCATTTCCGGGGTGGCCGCACATTGGATCTGGACGCCGTGTTCCTGAATCCTGGCCAGGTTCAGAACAGCGGGCTGCCCGCCGCTCTGAGCTGTGAGCTGAACGCGGGGGGGCGCGTGGTGGTCAACGAACACGGCATGACCTCGGTGGCCGGGATCTGGGCCGCCGGGGACATGACCGGCGCGCCGCAGTACGTGACGAGCGCCGCCGCCAGCGGCATGACCGCCGCCGTGAGCCTGAACACCACCCTGATCCACGAGGACGTGCGGGCGCGCGGCGCGGCCTTCCACAAATCGCCCGATGAGGCCCCACAGGCGGGAGGCAGCTGA
- a CDS encoding GTP pyrophosphokinase: MTDPLVSAYEAREPEYAALRDAALAHTTRLTAEAGLKIHHITGRLKKPASLADKLRRKPGRYRTLQDVTDLVAVRVITYFESDVAAVSRLLEEHHEINWDHSVDKSMMHDPDRFGYMGVHYVVKVPPEVPSFAGHVHDPPQHYEIQIRSILQHAWAEIEHDLGYKSREAVPREVQRRFYRLAGLLEIADEEFMSLHRLSRDYAATLPERVRSEPDSVFIDAQSIHHLLGVSPVRDLDEAVAAALGVPLLTRWPDPERPQRIATLLHYVGVHSVGGLLGELRRNRADILNFAARLMPRLPEAWLPAGGARPGTVLVNHALYRACANPSLDPREIITALDMSGVLSTARLVDSVLETYAEVTGAVTADPRHS, from the coding sequence ATGACTGATCCCCTCGTTTCCGCTTACGAGGCGCGCGAGCCGGAGTACGCGGCCCTGCGTGACGCTGCCCTGGCCCACACCACCCGGCTGACCGCCGAGGCCGGCCTCAAGATCCACCACATCACGGGCCGCCTGAAAAAACCCGCCAGTCTGGCCGACAAGCTGCGGCGCAAACCCGGCCGCTACCGTACGCTGCAGGACGTGACCGATCTGGTTGCCGTGCGCGTGATCACGTACTTTGAATCGGACGTGGCGGCCGTGTCACGGCTGCTGGAAGAACACCACGAGATCAACTGGGACCACTCGGTCGACAAGAGCATGATGCACGACCCCGACCGCTTCGGGTACATGGGCGTGCACTACGTGGTGAAGGTGCCCCCGGAGGTCCCCAGCTTCGCCGGGCACGTCCACGATCCGCCCCAGCACTACGAAATCCAGATTCGCTCGATTCTGCAGCATGCCTGGGCCGAGATCGAGCATGACCTGGGCTACAAGAGCCGTGAGGCGGTCCCCCGGGAAGTGCAGCGCCGTTTTTACCGGCTGGCCGGCCTGCTGGAAATTGCCGACGAGGAATTCATGAGCCTGCACCGCCTGTCTCGCGACTACGCCGCGACCCTGCCCGAGCGCGTGCGCAGTGAGCCCGACAGCGTGTTTATCGATGCCCAGAGCATCCACCATCTGCTGGGGGTCTCGCCGGTACGCGACCTGGACGAGGCGGTGGCGGCCGCGCTGGGCGTTCCGCTGCTCACCCGCTGGCCGGACCCCGAACGGCCCCAGCGCATCGCCACGCTGCTGCACTATGTGGGCGTGCATTCGGTGGGTGGCCTGCTGGGCGAACTGCGGCGCAACCGTGCCGACATCCTGAACTTTGCCGCCCGCCTGATGCCGCGCCTGCCCGAGGCATGGCTGCCTGCCGGCGGCGCCCGTCCCGGCACCGTGCTGGTCAACCACGCCCTGTACCGTGCCTGTGCCAACCCCAGCCTGGACCCACGGGAGATCATCACGGCGCTGGACATGTCGGGCGTCCTGAGCACGGCGCGGCTCGTGGACTCGGTGCTGGAAACCTATGCCGAGGTTACGGGAGCAGTGACCGCCGACC
- a CDS encoding N-acetylmuramoyl-L-alanine amidase has product MRSGRVRLALAVLCAAGLVRAAPPATPDVFVAYPAPGQQVAHDHVILEGSVTPGASLTVNGRGVKVGPDGLFMEWWPLNPGANDLRLIARAAGKSGAATVRVVRTVTRALPALPTAIQREGLLPGEGREWWDPAGDSPAERRVDLGFQGSPGGRATYRIGAGSPLTMREGPAGTYRAVAVVSPADALQNAAVTFSLTGRDGKTVGAVAPGRLSVGGGPRVATQKMGSVPGQALNPSSVRVTTLDGAPLLYPRDGMAFTLVGRVGEDVRARLAPGVGALITAEQLTMLPGSVTPGSVAPVAGGVITLNGVAPTGSGGSASVPADPGAVATLPAEPPASSPAGSAPQGELRVRLPLDGARLPFGLVQEQEGRRLTLTLYGPLAQPLDVPASSDPLLESVEVRPVGLGITRVVLNLTAAQAWGFRAGYDGPDLLLTVRRPPALNPARPLEGRTITLDPGHGGTQNGGAGSLRVPEKNLVLPIALRTAELLRAQGATVNLTRTGDVTLGLYERGQSAENSRSDLLVSIHANALPDGRDPRGIRGPEVYFTHPQAAALAGTILGQLRARLPELGPGAGLKAGADLALTRPSGQISVLVETAYLTDAGNLRTLHSAAGRERFAAAIAAGIADFYAAQAAGQVGAALREP; this is encoded by the coding sequence ATGCGTTCTGGCCGTGTCCGCCTCGCCCTCGCCGTGCTGTGTGCCGCTGGTCTGGTCCGCGCCGCCCCGCCCGCCACGCCGGACGTGTTCGTCGCCTACCCCGCACCCGGCCAGCAGGTTGCCCATGACCATGTGATCCTGGAAGGCAGCGTGACTCCCGGCGCGTCCCTGACGGTAAACGGGCGCGGCGTGAAGGTGGGCCCGGACGGTCTGTTCATGGAGTGGTGGCCGCTGAATCCCGGTGCCAATGACCTGCGGCTTATTGCCCGCGCCGCCGGGAAGTCGGGGGCGGCCACTGTGCGGGTGGTCCGCACGGTGACGCGGGCTTTACCGGCCCTTCCCACCGCCATCCAGCGCGAGGGCCTGTTGCCCGGTGAGGGGCGCGAATGGTGGGACCCTGCCGGGGACTCGCCCGCCGAGCGCCGCGTGGATCTGGGCTTTCAGGGATCTCCGGGGGGCCGCGCCACCTACCGCATCGGCGCCGGTTCCCCCCTGACCATGCGTGAGGGACCGGCCGGAACCTACCGCGCTGTGGCGGTGGTTTCTCCTGCCGATGCGCTGCAGAACGCGGCGGTGACCTTCAGCCTGACCGGGCGCGACGGCAAGACCGTGGGCGCCGTGGCCCCCGGACGCCTGAGCGTGGGCGGCGGCCCGCGCGTGGCCACGCAGAAGATGGGCAGCGTGCCGGGTCAGGCCCTGAACCCGTCCAGCGTGCGGGTCACGACCCTGGACGGCGCTCCACTGCTCTACCCGCGCGACGGCATGGCCTTCACGCTGGTGGGCCGTGTCGGTGAGGACGTGCGCGCTCGGCTGGCCCCCGGCGTGGGCGCCCTGATCACGGCGGAGCAGCTGACCATGTTGCCGGGAAGCGTGACACCTGGAAGCGTGGCGCCGGTGGCGGGCGGGGTGATCACGCTGAACGGCGTGGCCCCGACGGGCTCTGGTGGCTCTGCGTCAGTGCCTGCCGATCCGGGCGCGGTGGCAACCCTCCCGGCCGAGCCGCCCGCTTCATCGCCCGCCGGGTCCGCTCCCCAGGGTGAACTGCGCGTGCGCCTGCCCCTGGACGGAGCACGGCTGCCCTTCGGGCTGGTGCAGGAACAGGAGGGAAGGCGGCTGACCCTCACGTTGTACGGCCCGCTGGCCCAGCCGCTGGACGTGCCGGCAAGCAGCGATCCGTTGCTGGAAAGTGTGGAGGTGCGGCCCGTGGGCCTGGGAATCACGCGCGTGGTGCTGAACCTGACGGCAGCGCAGGCCTGGGGTTTCCGTGCGGGCTATGACGGCCCCGACCTGCTGCTGACGGTGCGCCGTCCACCCGCCCTGAATCCGGCCCGCCCGCTGGAGGGCCGCACCATAACCCTGGACCCTGGACATGGGGGTACCCAGAACGGCGGGGCCGGCAGCCTGCGCGTGCCCGAGAAGAATCTGGTCCTGCCCATCGCGCTGCGGACCGCCGAGCTGCTGCGGGCGCAGGGAGCCACGGTGAACCTGACCCGCACCGGGGACGTGACCCTGGGCCTGTACGAGCGCGGCCAGAGCGCCGAGAACAGCCGGTCGGACCTGCTGGTGTCCATTCACGCCAACGCCCTGCCCGACGGCCGGGACCCACGCGGAATCCGGGGGCCGGAGGTGTACTTCACTCACCCGCAGGCGGCGGCGCTGGCCGGAACCATCCTGGGCCAGCTGCGCGCCCGCCTGCCCGAGCTGGGACCGGGAGCGGGCCTCAAGGCCGGCGCTGACCTGGCCCTGACCCGCCCGAGCGGCCAGATCAGCGTGCTTGTAGAAACGGCCTACCTGACCGACGCGGGCAACCTGCGGACCCTGCACAGCGCGGCAGGCCGTGAGCGTTTTGCGGCGGCCATCGCGGCCGGGATCGCGGACTTCTATGCGGCGCAGGCGGCGGGTCAGGTGGGAGCGGCATTGCGGGAGCCTTAG
- a CDS encoding HAD family hydrolase produces MKAVLFDLDGTLHDRNATAQQWLREHTARFDLPAGYAARFLELDDFGYRPKREVLPRLVQEFKLPHRAEALLDDFSATFLGAPVVMPHAHDVLRELRSRGVRTGVVTNGWVAAQTACLEGCGLTPLVEDVVISRGVGLSKPDPAIYHLALARLGVTADEAWFVGDSPRNDVWGAQAVGLRAAYLPTGHSLTGETPDALLEDLRGVLNLT; encoded by the coding sequence CTGAAAGCGGTCCTCTTCGATCTGGACGGCACCCTGCACGACCGCAACGCCACTGCCCAGCAGTGGCTGCGGGAGCATACGGCCCGTTTCGATCTGCCCGCCGGTTACGCCGCCCGCTTTCTGGAACTGGATGACTTCGGGTACCGGCCCAAGCGGGAGGTGCTGCCCCGGCTGGTGCAGGAGTTCAAGTTGCCGCACCGGGCAGAGGCTCTGCTGGACGACTTCTCGGCCACCTTTCTGGGCGCTCCGGTCGTCATGCCCCACGCCCATGATGTCCTGCGGGAGCTGAGGTCCCGGGGAGTGCGGACCGGGGTCGTCACGAACGGCTGGGTGGCGGCGCAGACCGCGTGCCTGGAAGGCTGTGGGCTGACCCCTCTGGTGGAGGATGTGGTGATCAGCCGCGGTGTGGGTCTGAGCAAGCCGGACCCGGCCATCTACCACCTTGCCCTGGCCCGCCTCGGAGTGACGGCCGACGAAGCGTGGTTCGTGGGGGACTCGCCCCGCAACGACGTGTGGGGAGCACAGGCTGTGGGGCTGCGGGCCGCGTACCTGCCCACCGGACATTCACTGACCGGCGAGACGCCGGACGCGCTGCTGGAGGATCTGCGCGGAGTGCTGAACCTGACGTGA
- a CDS encoding SDR family oxidoreductase, which produces MSPDRPVSSDPAASRPVTLITGAAGGIGSALARTLAATHDLILSGRGGEKLDALCAEVGGRPLTLDLTRPETFADALAGLDRVTNVVHNAGVVDLGAVGEQAHAVWTHTLAVNTVAPAELTRLLLPTLRQERGTLVFVNSGAGLRANAGWGSYAASKFALRALADVLREEEAGNGVRVTSVYPGRTATEMQRKVRGQEGAEYTPGAFIDPQTVAATIAFVLNAPRDATLTDVSVRPGPPA; this is translated from the coding sequence ATGAGTCCAGACCGCCCCGTTTCTTCTGACCCCGCCGCCTCCCGTCCCGTCACCCTGATCACCGGAGCGGCGGGGGGGATTGGCAGCGCCCTGGCCCGCACGCTGGCCGCGACCCATGACCTGATCCTGAGCGGACGCGGCGGGGAGAAGCTCGATGCCCTGTGCGCCGAGGTCGGAGGCCGCCCGCTGACGCTGGACCTGACCCGCCCCGAGACCTTCGCGGACGCGCTGGCGGGGCTGGACCGCGTGACCAACGTCGTCCACAACGCCGGGGTGGTGGACCTGGGCGCGGTGGGGGAGCAGGCCCATGCGGTCTGGACCCACACCCTGGCCGTCAACACGGTCGCGCCCGCCGAGCTGACCCGGCTGCTGCTGCCCACGCTGCGGCAGGAACGCGGCACGCTGGTCTTCGTGAACAGCGGCGCGGGCCTGCGGGCAAATGCCGGCTGGGGCAGTTACGCCGCGAGCAAGTTTGCGCTGCGGGCGCTGGCCGATGTTCTGCGCGAGGAGGAGGCCGGGAATGGCGTGCGCGTGACCTCGGTGTATCCGGGCCGCACCGCAACCGAGATGCAGCGCAAGGTGCGCGGTCAGGAGGGAGCCGAGTACACGCCCGGAGCGTTTATTGACCCGCAGACCGTGGCCGCCACCATCGCCTTCGTGTTGAATGCTCCGCGCGACGCCACGCTGACCGATGTCAGCGTTCGTCCGGGTCCCCCGGCATGA